A single genomic interval of Aureliella helgolandensis harbors:
- the panB gene encoding 3-methyl-2-oxobutanoate hydroxymethyltransferase: MATEPKQVTTASLLKMKQQGERISMLTAYDFTFASLLDEAGVDMLLVGDSLGMVIQGNDTTIPVTLRQMIYHGQCVVRGTKRAMVVVDLPFPHGQLGVRKTLQVAARVMKKTGCAAIKLEGGAEQADTISALVSAGIPVIAHVGLRPQSVHALGGYRVQRDAERIEQDAVAAQQAGAFCVLMECVPSEVAKSITDKLRVPTIGIGAGAGCDGQVLVTHDMLGLTVSHVPKFVRQTGQLADHVRLAVGTYNQSVRDGTFPSEQESFR; encoded by the coding sequence ATGGCAACTGAACCGAAGCAAGTAACCACCGCTTCCTTGCTGAAAATGAAGCAACAAGGTGAGCGGATTTCGATGTTGACCGCCTACGACTTCACTTTCGCTTCGCTACTCGATGAGGCGGGCGTCGATATGCTGCTGGTGGGGGATAGTCTGGGAATGGTGATCCAAGGGAACGACACCACGATTCCTGTCACGCTGCGGCAGATGATTTATCATGGACAATGTGTCGTCCGCGGTACCAAGCGGGCCATGGTGGTGGTCGACCTGCCTTTCCCGCACGGCCAACTCGGGGTTCGGAAGACGCTACAAGTGGCCGCACGGGTCATGAAGAAGACTGGCTGTGCCGCCATCAAACTTGAGGGCGGAGCCGAACAAGCAGATACGATCTCCGCTTTGGTCTCGGCAGGTATCCCAGTCATCGCTCACGTCGGCTTGCGGCCCCAGAGTGTGCATGCACTAGGTGGCTACCGCGTGCAGCGTGACGCGGAACGTATCGAACAGGATGCTGTAGCCGCTCAACAAGCAGGTGCGTTTTGCGTCTTGATGGAATGCGTTCCCTCCGAAGTAGCCAAGTCCATTACCGACAAGCTTAGGGTCCCAACCATTGGAATTGGGGCCGGAGCAGGTTGCGATGGACAAGTCTTGGTCACGCACGACATGCTAGGCTTGACCGTTAGCCACGTTCCCAAATTTGTGCGACAAACCGGGCAACTGGCCGACCACGTTCGACTGGCTGTCGGCACCTACAATCAATCGGTGCGCGATGGTACGTTCCCGAGTGAACAGGAATCGTTCCGCTAG